One Thermoplasma volcanium GSS1 genomic window carries:
- a CDS encoding actin-like protein: protein MVVIGLDVGYGDTKVIGIDGKRIIFPSRWAVTETESWGIGGKIPVLSTDGGQTKFIYGRYASGNNIRVPQGDGRLASKEAFPLIAAALWESGIHNDGSPVDLVIGSGTPLGTFDLEVKAAKEALENKILTVTGPEGEVRQYNVTRLIMRPQGVGAALYLLNQGIIEQQPGYGVVIDVGSRTTDVLTINLMDMEPVVELSFSLQIGVGDAISNLSRKIAKETGFVVPFDLAQEALSKPVMFRQKQVGGPEVAGPILEDLANRIIENIRLNLRGEVDRITSLIPVGGGANLIGDRFDEIAPGTTVRIKPEDLQFANALGYRDAAERSM from the coding sequence TTGGTTGTAATAGGATTAGATGTTGGATATGGAGACACTAAAGTAATTGGTATTGATGGAAAAAGAATAATATTCCCATCAAGGTGGGCAGTAACAGAAACTGAAAGCTGGGGAATAGGTGGCAAGATACCTGTACTGAGCACAGATGGTGGTCAAACCAAATTTATATACGGCAGGTATGCAAGTGGAAATAACATAAGAGTTCCGCAGGGAGATGGGCGATTAGCCAGTAAAGAGGCTTTTCCGCTCATAGCAGCTGCACTATGGGAATCAGGAATACACAACGACGGTAGTCCTGTTGACCTAGTGATAGGGAGCGGTACTCCGCTTGGTACCTTCGATCTTGAAGTTAAGGCAGCTAAGGAAGCTTTAGAGAATAAGATCCTAACAGTGACAGGTCCAGAGGGTGAAGTAAGGCAATACAACGTAACCAGATTGATAATGAGACCTCAGGGAGTTGGAGCTGCCCTTTACCTGTTAAACCAGGGAATAATAGAACAGCAGCCTGGATATGGTGTAGTGATCGATGTAGGTTCTAGGACAACAGATGTGCTCACCATAAACCTGATGGATATGGAACCAGTAGTAGAACTTTCGTTCAGCCTGCAGATAGGTGTAGGTGATGCTATATCTAACTTGTCAAGGAAAATTGCAAAGGAGACTGGCTTCGTTGTGCCGTTTGATCTAGCTCAGGAGGCCCTAAGCAAGCCGGTTATGTTCAGGCAGAAACAAGTTGGAGGCCCGGAAGTGGCAGGTCCAATTTTGGAGGATTTGGCTAACAGGATAATCGAGAACATAAGGTTGAACCTCCGGGGCGAAGTTGATAGGATAACATCTTTGATTCCTGTTGGAGGAGGTGCCAATCTTATAGGAGACAGGTTCGATGAGATAGCTCCTGGAACGACAGTAAGAATAAAGCCCGAAGACCTTCAGTTTGCCAATGCATTGGGATACAGAGATGCTGCCGAAAGATCGATGTAA
- a CDS encoding DsrE family protein, whose translation MAKMLVMVITGKENINTEMVAFNFAINSVQNAKATVEMLFLGRGVEAILKNQNNSDTFLAQINKARSLGIRLTVCSVSMKSLGIEDSMIFENIEKVMGGVETNAKIEEGYSVITF comes from the coding sequence ATGGCAAAGATGTTGGTAATGGTAATAACTGGAAAGGAAAATATAAACACAGAGATGGTTGCATTCAATTTTGCAATTAACTCTGTTCAAAATGCGAAAGCCACAGTTGAGATGTTATTTCTCGGACGCGGTGTCGAAGCTATACTAAAGAATCAGAATAACTCTGATACATTTCTAGCTCAGATAAACAAGGCCAGGAGCCTTGGTATAAGGCTGACTGTTTGCAGTGTCAGTATGAAATCCCTTGGAATTGAAGATTCAATGATATTCGAAAACATAGAAAAGGTAATGGGTGGAGTCGAAACAAATGCGAAAATAGAAGAGGGCTATTCCGTCATTACCTTTTAG